The Sphingobium sp. JS3065 genome includes a region encoding these proteins:
- the radA gene encoding DNA repair protein RadA: MAKAKRKFVCQQCGTVSSRWQGQCDDCGEWNSIVEEAAETVFSARHDLHSGGRALRLVGLDDKVELPPRTTTGIAEFDRALGGGIVSGSATLIGGDPGIGKSTLLLQAAARIATAGHRVAYISGEEAADQVRLRAQRLGLGNAPVQLASATSVRDILTTLGEEAPPALLIIDSIQTMHSDLIEGAPGTVSQVRASSQELIRFAKQRGTALILVGHVTKDGSIAGPRVLEHMVDTVLSFEGERSHQYRILRAIKNRFGGTDEIGVFAMVAEGLEEVANPSALFLTHRDENVTGATVFPALEGTRPVLVEIQALVVRLSSGATPRRAVVGWDSGRLAMVLAVLEARCGLSFSTCEVYLNVAGGYRLSDPAADLAVAAALMSALSERPVPADVVLFGEIALSGEIRPVAHAPLRLRESAKLGFNRAFVPAAVADGVKGISVSGYRALAQLVDQMLGRG; encoded by the coding sequence TTTCCGCCCGCCACGACCTGCATAGCGGGGGGCGCGCGCTCAGGCTGGTCGGCCTGGACGACAAGGTCGAACTGCCGCCGCGCACCACCACCGGCATCGCGGAATTCGACCGGGCGCTGGGCGGCGGCATCGTGTCCGGCTCCGCCACGCTGATCGGCGGCGACCCCGGCATCGGCAAATCGACGCTGCTGCTCCAGGCCGCCGCCCGCATCGCCACAGCGGGACACCGCGTCGCATACATCAGCGGCGAGGAAGCGGCCGATCAGGTCCGCCTGCGCGCCCAGCGGCTGGGCCTGGGCAATGCGCCGGTGCAACTCGCCAGTGCCACCTCCGTCCGCGACATATTGACGACGCTGGGGGAGGAGGCGCCGCCCGCCCTGCTCATCATCGATTCGATCCAGACCATGCACAGCGACCTGATCGAGGGCGCGCCCGGCACGGTCAGCCAGGTGCGCGCCTCCAGCCAGGAACTGATCCGCTTCGCCAAGCAGCGCGGCACGGCGCTGATCCTGGTCGGCCATGTGACCAAGGACGGCAGCATCGCCGGCCCCCGCGTGCTGGAACATATGGTCGACACGGTGCTGAGCTTCGAGGGCGAGCGCAGCCATCAATATCGCATCCTGCGCGCCATCAAGAACCGCTTCGGCGGCACGGATGAGATTGGCGTCTTCGCCATGGTCGCGGAGGGGCTGGAGGAAGTCGCCAATCCCTCCGCCCTGTTTCTCACCCATCGCGACGAGAATGTGACCGGCGCGACGGTCTTCCCCGCGCTGGAAGGCACGCGCCCGGTGCTGGTCGAGATCCAGGCGCTGGTCGTCCGCCTTTCCAGCGGCGCCACCCCTCGCCGTGCGGTGGTCGGGTGGGACAGCGGACGGCTTGCCATGGTGCTTGCCGTGCTGGAGGCGCGATGCGGGCTCAGCTTCTCGACCTGCGAAGTCTATCTCAATGTCGCGGGCGGCTATCGCCTGTCGGACCCCGCCGCCGACCTGGCCGTCGCCGCCGCGCTCATGTCCGCCTTGTCGGAACGTCCGGTTCCCGCCGATGTCGTCCTCTTCGGCGAAATCGCGTTGTCCGGCGAAATTCGTCCTGTCGCCCATGCCCCACTCCGGCTGCGCGAATCCGCCAAGCTGGGCTTCAACCGCGCCTTCGTGCCCGCCGCCGTGGCCGATGGGGTGAAGGGCATTTCGGTCAGCGGCTATCGCGCCCTTGCGCAACTTGTTGACCAGATGCTCGGGCGCGGATAG
- a CDS encoding CvpA family protein, giving the protein MNAIDILVLLLIGGCAIFGLMRGFVQETLSLIAWVLAIFAIRLFHASVTEMLDGFVGTTSGAAVLALVLVFGVTFGAGKLLARAIGRRTRQSVLGPVDRVLGAGFGAVKGLIGATLVFLAFSLVYDTFYGSGARRPDWLSDARTYPLLNASGQAISEFVAERRARKPAEAEES; this is encoded by the coding sequence ATGAACGCGATCGATATTCTCGTCCTGCTCCTGATCGGCGGCTGCGCCATTTTCGGCCTGATGCGCGGGTTCGTGCAGGAAACCCTGTCGCTGATCGCCTGGGTGCTGGCGATCTTCGCGATCCGCCTGTTCCATGCTTCGGTGACGGAAATGCTCGATGGCTTCGTCGGCACCACCAGCGGCGCGGCGGTGTTGGCCCTCGTGCTGGTGTTCGGCGTCACCTTCGGCGCGGGAAAGCTGCTCGCCCGCGCCATTGGCCGCCGCACCCGCCAGTCCGTCCTTGGGCCGGTCGACCGGGTGCTGGGCGCGGGCTTCGGCGCGGTGAAGGGCCTGATCGGCGCGACGCTGGTCTTTCTGGCGTTCAGCCTGGTCTACGACACTTTCTACGGCAGCGGAGCGCGGAGGCCGGACTGGCTTTCGGATGCGCGCACCTACCCGCTGCTCAATGCCAGCGGGCAGGCGATCAGCGAATTCGTGGCCGAACGCCGGGCGCGCAAGCCTGCCGAAGCCGAAGAATCCTGA
- a CDS encoding zinc-binding dehydrogenase codes for MEQLLSWWAEGRIRPRIDRTYALADGGKAIGRLGSRDAVGKVVVTISDS; via the coding sequence ATCGAACAACTGCTAAGCTGGTGGGCCGAGGGGCGGATCAGGCCCCGCATCGATCGCACCTACGCCCTGGCCGATGGCGGCAAGGCGATCGGACGGCTGGGAAGCCGGGACGCAGTCGGAAAGGTCGTAGTGACGATCTCCGATAGCTGA